CAGGACCCCGATGCAAACGCTCTTGGACAATTTACCGGCTGCGAGAGAAAAACTGATCGCGGCTTAAACTGACAGACACCCGGGAGGGTGCCGACTGTCAGATCAAGTCTTGGCTACTACATATAATTATCTGATTAGATTTTGATTTGTTCTGCTAAACTCTGTACGTCGCTTTGGAGCTTTCCGACTCCCATAGATCGACTTTCGCCACCGGAAGTCCCATGGACTTTGTCCGATCGAATATGAAATGCGCTATCATCTCTGCAGTCGGGTTTGATTCTAGTGCAAGATATCGTTCACCATTCTCGTCAAGATACTTCTTTATCGGATCTCGCGCGCTGACGATAAGGGTGTGATCAAGATTTTCAGATATCCATTCTCCGATCGTTTTTTTCAGATTTTCGAAATGCACCACCATTCCGTTTTCATCTACTGAATCGCTCTCCAGATGGATCGTCACCTTTGCCGTATGCCCGTGAATGTTTTTACATTTGCCCGGATCATTTAGAAGCCTGTGGCCGTAGCAGAAACGAAATGTTTTGGATACGCTGTATGTCATTTGAGAAGCCTTCCTCCGTCAACCGTGATTATTTCGCCGGTCATGGTTTTGCTTTCGGTTATGATGAACTTTGCCAGCTCAGCGAGTTCTTCCGGCGCGGATTTCTTTTTTAGGAGCGTGCGTGAAATAATTTTTTTCCACTCGGCAGGGCCTTCTTTGTCGGAGCTCGCCGAAGCGTAAGGAGCTATTGCGTTGACACGAATTTTTGGGGCAAAGCTCTTCGCAAGACCTTTTACCACCGCTTCGAGCCCTGCCTTTGCTATGCTGTACGGAAGAAAGCCGACGTACGGAATTCTTGCGGCGACATCAGAGAAAAGAAGTATGGAGCCGCCATTTTCTTTCATCATTTCCGCCGCGCGTCGTGCGCAGAAAAATGGTGCGGCGAGGTTTATGTCGAGCGTTTTCCTCCACATCTTTTCGGATATTTTTTCGATCGGCGAACGTTCGAAATAGGCAGCGCAGAATATCATGGCTTCCAGGCCGCCAAGTTTTTTGGC
Above is a genomic segment from Myxococcales bacterium containing:
- a CDS encoding 6-carboxytetrahydropterin synthase, with amino-acid sequence MTYSVSKTFRFCYGHRLLNDPGKCKNIHGHTAKVTIHLESDSVDENGMVVHFENLKKTIGEWISENLDHTLIVSARDPIKKYLDENGERYLALESNPTAEMIAHFIFDRTKSMGLPVAKVDLWESESSKATYRV
- a CDS encoding SDR family oxidoreductase; protein product: MNKKAKILIIGATGKIGSAIAKTLSAKGARLALHYGSNKTAAERLVKAVEANGAEAIVIHGDLSDIAGSERVVCKAAKKLGGLEAMIFCAAYFERSPIEKISEKMWRKTLDINLAAPFFCARRAAEMMKENGGSILLFSDVAARIPYVGFLPYSIAKAGLEAVVKGLAKSFAPKIRVNAIAPYASASSDKEGPAEWKKIISRTLLKKKSAPEELAELAKFIITESKTMTGEIITVDGGRLLK